From the genome of Nicotiana sylvestris chromosome 2, ASM39365v2, whole genome shotgun sequence, one region includes:
- the LOC104232214 gene encoding outer envelope pore protein 16, chloroplastic isoform X2, protein MPRSRFSASLASPKVDLVIDMGNPLLNQTVDAFLKIGTVAVTKTAVEETYHIVKKGSVSSHNFENSLKKMCKEGAYWGTVAGVYAGMEYGAERIRGTRDWGVYSQQCGGRDLGLKVDRRMQ, encoded by the exons atgccGAGGAGCAGATTTTCAGCATCATTAGCTTCTCCAAAGGTGGATTTAGTTATTGATATGGGCAACCCACTTCTCAACCAAACTGTTGATGCTTTCTTGAAAATCGGCACT GTTGCTGTCACCAAAACTGCTGTTGAAGAAACTTATCACATCGTCAAAAAAG GCAGTGTGTCGAGTCACAACTTTGAGAATTCG TTGAAGAAAATGTGTAAAGAAGGTGCTTATTGGG GGACTGTGGCTGGGGTATATGCTGGAATGGAGTATGGAGCAGAGAGGATCCGTggaaccagagattgg ggggtttattcccaacaatgTGGAGGTCGAGACTTAGGGTTGAAGGTTGACAG AAGAATGCAATGA
- the LOC104232214 gene encoding outer envelope pore protein 16, chloroplastic isoform X1: MPRSRFSASLASPKVDLVIDMGNPLLNQTVDAFLKIGTVAVTKTAVEETYHIVKKGSVSSHNFENSLKKMCKEGAYWGTVAGVYAGMEYGAERIRGTRDWKNAMIGGALTGALISAASNNNRDKIVMDAITGGAVATAAEFLNYLT, encoded by the exons atgccGAGGAGCAGATTTTCAGCATCATTAGCTTCTCCAAAGGTGGATTTAGTTATTGATATGGGCAACCCACTTCTCAACCAAACTGTTGATGCTTTCTTGAAAATCGGCACT GTTGCTGTCACCAAAACTGCTGTTGAAGAAACTTATCACATCGTCAAAAAAG GCAGTGTGTCGAGTCACAACTTTGAGAATTCG TTGAAGAAAATGTGTAAAGAAGGTGCTTATTGGG GGACTGTGGCTGGGGTATATGCTGGAATGGAGTATGGAGCAGAGAGGATCCGTggaaccagagattgg AAGAATGCAATGATTGGGGGTGCATTGACTGGAGCTCTCATATCTGCTGCAAGCAACAACAATCGCGACAAGATTGTGATGGATGCCATTACAGGAGGTGCTGTTGCAACTGCTGCTGAGTTTCTTAATTATCTCACATGA